In Ailuropoda melanoleuca isolate Jingjing chromosome 4, ASM200744v2, whole genome shotgun sequence, the following proteins share a genomic window:
- the PPP3R1 gene encoding calcineurin subunit B type 1, whose translation MGNEASYPLEMCSHFDADEIKRLGKRFKKLDLDNSGSLSVEEFMSLPELQQNPLVQRVIDIFDTDGNGEVDFKEFIEGVSQFSVKGDKEQKLRFAFRIYDMDKDGYISNGELFQVLKMMVGNNLKDTQLQQIVDKTIINADKDGDGRISFEEFCAVVGGLDIHKKMVVDV comes from the exons tTGATGCTGATGAAATTAAAAGGCTAGGAAAGAGATTTAAGAAGCTCGACTTGGACAATTCGGGATCTTTGAGTGTGGAAGAGTTCATGTCTCTGCCTGAGTTACAACAGAATCCTTTAGTACAGCGAGTAATAGATATATTTGACACAGATGGGAATGGAGAAGTAGACTTTAAAG AATTCATTGAGGGAGTCTCTCAGTTCAGTGTCAAAGGAGATAAGGAACAGAAGTTGAGGT TTGCTTTCCGTATCTATGACATGGATAAAGATGGCTATATTTCCAATGGGGAACTCTTCCAGGTGCTGAAGATGATGGTGGGGAACAATCTGAAAGATACACAGTTACAGCAAATTGTAGACAAAACCATAATAAATGCAGATAAGGATGGAGATGGAAGAATATCCTTTGAAGAATTCTGTGCT GTTGTAGGTGGCCTAGATATCCACAAAAAGATGGTGGTAGATGTGTGA
- the WDR92 gene encoding WD repeat-containing protein 92 has product MSAFEKPQIIAHIQKGLNYTVFDCKWVPCSAKFVTMGNFARGTGVIQLYEIQHGDLKLLREIEKAKPIKCGTFGATSLQQRYLATGDFAGNLHIWNLEAPEIPVYSVKGHKEIINTIDGVGGLGIGEGAPEIVTGSRDGTVKVWDPRQKDDPVANMEPVQGENKRDCWTVAFGNAYNQEERVVCAGYDNGDIKLFDLRNMSLRWETNIKNGVCSLEFDRKDINMNKLVATSLEGKFHVFDMRTQHPTKGFASVSEKAHKSTVWQVRHLPQNRELFLTAGGAGSLHLWKYEYPVQRSKKDSEGVEMGVAGSVSLLQNVTLSTQPISSLDWSPDKRGLCICSSFDQMVRVLIVTKLHKI; this is encoded by the exons ATGTCGGCCTTCGAGAAGCCTCAGATCATCGCCCATATCCAGAAGGGCCTCAACTACACGGTATTTGACTGTAAATGGGTGCCCTGCAGCGCCAAGTTTGTGACCATGGGCAACTTCGCACGGGGCACCGGCGTTATTCAACTGTACGAGATCCAGCACGGAGACCTAAAGCTGCTTCGGGAG ATTGAAAAGGCCAAACCCATTAAATGTGGAACATTTGGTGCAACATCTTTACAGCAGAGATATTTAGCTACTGGAGATTTTGCTGGAAACCTTCATATATG GAATTTGGAAGCTCCAGAGATCCCAGTATATTCTGTAAAGGGccataaagaaattataaataccaTAGATGGTGTAGGTGGACTGGGAATCGGGGAAGGCGCACCAGAAATTGTGACTGGCAGCCGAGATG GAACTGTGAAGGTGTGGGACCCAAGACAAAAAGATGATCCCGTTGCTAATATGGAACCTGTACaaggagaaaacaagagagacTGTTGGACTGTGGCATTTG GCAATGCTTATAATCAAGAGGAACGTGTTGTTTGTGCTGGCTATGACAATGGGGATATCAAACTGTTTGATCTCAGAAATATGTCACTACGGTGGGAGACAAACATAAAAAATGGG gtATGTAGCTTGGAGTTTGACAGAAAAGACATAAATATGAATAAGTTGGTAGCTACATCACTGGAAGGAAAGTTTCATGTTTTTGATATGAGAACACAGCACCCAACGAAaggttttgcttctgtttcagAAAAG GCTCATAAATCAACTGTGTGGCAGGTCCGACACCTGCCACAGAACAGAGAGCTCTTTCTGACAGCTGGAGGCGCCGGCAGCCTTCACCTCTGGAAGTA CGAATACCCTGTTCAGCGTTCAAAGAAAGATTCTGAGGGAGTAGAGATGGGAGTTGCGGGCTCGGTCAGCCTTCTGCAGAATGTCACCTTGTCTACCCAGCCCATTTCCAGTTTGGACTGGAGTCCAGATAAAAGGGGTCTCTGCATCTGTAGTTCATTTGATCAGATGGTAAGAGTACTGAT
- the PNO1 gene encoding RNA-binding protein PNO1, whose amino-acid sequence MEPEMEAQNAGAEDGFTQVTHKGGRRAKKRQAEQLSAMGDSGDAGRMDTEEARPAKRPVFPPLAGDGFLGGKEETRKIPVPANRYTPLKENWMKIFTPIVEHLGLQIRFNLKSRNVEIRTCKETKDVSALTKAADFVKAFILGFQVEDALALIRLDDLFLESFEITDVKPLKGDHLSRAIGRIAGKGGKTKFTIENVTRTRIVLADVKVHILGSFQNIKMARTAICNLILGNPPSKVYGNIRAVASRAADRF is encoded by the exons ATGGAACCGGAGATGGAGGCGCAGAACGCTGGGGCCGAGGACGGCTTCACCCAAGTCACGCACAAGGGTGGCCGGCGGGCGAAGAAACGGCAGGCTGAGCAGCTGTCCGCCATGGGGGACAGCGGGGACGCGGGCCGCATGGACACGGAGGAAGCCAGGCCCGCGAAGAGGCCCGTTTTCCCGCCCCTCGCCGGGGATGGATTCCTG GgtgggaaagaagaaacaaggaaaattcCAGTCCCAGCTAACAGATACACGCCATTAAAAGAGAACTGGATGAAGATATTTACTCCTATTGTGGAACATTTGGGACTTCAGATACGGTTTAACTTGAAATCGAGGAATGTAGAAATTAGG acttgTAAAGAAACCAAGGATGTTAGTGCCCTGACAAAAGCAGCTGATTTTGTGAAAGCCTTTATTCTTGGGTTTCAGGTGGAG gACGCACTTGCCCTCATTAGGTTGGATGACCTCTTCCTAGAGTCTTTTGAAATTACAGATG TGAAGCCCCTAAAGGGAGACCACCTGTCAAGGGCAATAGGAAGAATCGCTGGCAAAGGAGGAAAAACCAAATTCACCATTGAGAACGTGACACGGACACGGATAGTTTTGGCTGATGT GAAAGTTCACATCCTTGGATCTTTCCAAAACATCAAAATGGCAAGAACTGCTATTTGCAACCTCATCCTGG GAAATCCTCCATCAAAGGTTTATGGCAATATCCGAGCCGTGGCTAGCAGAGCAGCAGATCGATTCTGA